A window of Hevea brasiliensis isolate MT/VB/25A 57/8 chromosome 14, ASM3005281v1, whole genome shotgun sequence contains these coding sequences:
- the LOC110656172 gene encoding uncharacterized protein LOC110656172, producing the protein MKCFEQNYFDWQEVTPLVKEAWRRKAAERYKALMCNVRKGKSKGELGLPSLDTTGFISHATHADRMEAKLGRRPFPYELFHKTHTRKGTSDMVDSRAQSIKDAFLALKEQSSQPQEGCNDPPIVDEVALYYQVVGGEKKNRVYGIGSQASIFYPSSSHGSSSTASYCAQSEAMEEEIQQLHQTVATLKDSLVAMEERDRQRELMLEERYRQREQTLEERMQQMMQNMMAQMMQSTQFTAPTPDATHQDDGREADSGDE; encoded by the exons ATGAAGTGTTTTGAACAG AACTACTTTGATTGGCAAGAGGTGACTCCACTGGTAAAGGAAGCTTGGAGGCGTAAGGCTGCAGAGCGCTACAAGGCGCTAATGTGCAATGTCAGGAAAGGAAAATCCAAG GGGGAGTTGGGGCTGCCATCTCTAGACACCACAGGGTTCATTTCACATGCTACTCACGCAGATAGAATG GAAGCCAAGCTTGGCCGAAGACCTTTTCCTTATGAACTTTTCCATAAGACCCACACTAGGAAAGGCACCTCCGATATGGTTGATTCACGAGCGCAATCAATTAAG GATGCATTTTTGGCGCTTAAGGAGCAGTCGTCTCAACCACAAGAGGGGTGCAATGACCCTCCTATTGTAGATGAGGTCGCACTATATTATCAAGTTGTGGGGGGGGAGAAGAAGAACAGGGTTTATGGCATTGGATCTCAAGCATCAATTTTTTACCCTAGCTCATCACATGGATCATCTTCTACTGCATCCTATTGCGCTCAGTCGGAGGCAATGGAGGAAGAGATTCAACAATTGCATCAGACTGTTGCAACGCTCAAGGATAGTTTGGttgcaatggaggagagagaCCGACAACGCGAGTTGATGCTAGAGGAGAGATATAGACAACGTGAGCAGACACTGGAGGAGCGCATGCAACAAATGATGCAAAACATGATGGCACAAATGATGCAGAGTACGCAGTTTACAGCCCCAACTCCAGATGCGACTCATCAGGATGATGGTAGAGAGGCTGATAGTGGTGATGAGTGA
- the LOC110656171 gene encoding uncharacterized protein LOC110656171, translating to MYPFERYLRKLKNNVKNKAKVEGSICNAYLVEEASSFCAHYFEPHVNTRHRKVPRNDDTVEHMDEHLGNLSIFTHSGRPLGKGKVRYLTEQEFQAAQMYILLNCIEVKPYIDIFVNELHMANPNINDKQVDEKLEREFDKWFNKYVHNPSNNISSQFLKDLSKGPLRSVMSYNSYVVNGYKFHTKSHGSHRATMNSGVCIKGTNYSTNESDYYGQLIEVLRLEYPGLPIKRTVLFKCDWFDPTPNVGTKIHPKYKLVDINHKRSFNRYEPFVLAIQAAQVNYSIYPSLKRDKDDWWAVFKIKARSVIDLPEQVNVTTPPAREEPFQEDEMEVPLIQIDDDDDQQQYLNDQNGVLVEINEEDVEDEEELELDSESDEECDDVYDSDTN from the exons ATGTATCCATTTGAGAG GTACCTTAGGAAGTTAAAaaataatgtgaaaaataaagccaaaGTGGAAGGTTCCATATGCAATGCATACTTAGTTGAAGAAGCATCGTCATTCTGCGCTCATTATTTTGAACCCCATGTCAACACAAGGCATCGAAAGGTTCCACGCAATGATGATACAGTCGAACATATGGATGAACATCTAGGGAATCTATCAATTTTCACTCATTCCGGTAGGCCACTGGGAAAAGGAAAGGTTAGATATCTCACAGAACAAGAATTTCAAGCAGCACAAATGTACATCTTGTTGAATTGTATAGAAGTAAAACCGTACATTGA CATTTTTGTTAATGAGTTACACATGGCCAATCCAAATATCAATGATAAACAAGTTGATGAGAAACTAGAGCGTGAATTTGACAAGTGGTTCAATAAATATGTTCACAATCCCTCCAACAATATATCAAGCCAGTTTTTAAAGGATCtatcaaagggtccattaagaagTGTTATGTCCTACAATAGTTATGTAGTTAATGGTTATAAATTTCACACTAAAAGTCATGGTTCGCATAGGGCAACGATGAACAGTGGGGTATGTATCAAGGGGACTAATTACAGTACTAATGAAAGTGACTACTATGGACAATTAATTGAAGTGCTACGATTGGAGTACCCTGGATTACCAATCAAAAGAACtgtattgtttaaatgtgattggtttgatccaacaccaaatgtgggaacaaagattcatccaaaatataaacttgtggatattaatcataaaagatccttcAATAGGTATGAACCATTTGTTCTTGCTATCCAAGCTGCTCAGGTGAATTATTCCATATATCCAAGCTTAAAGCGTGACAAGGATGATTGGTGGGCCGTGTTCAAAATCAAAGCGAGATCTGTTATTGATCTTCCTGAGCAAGTGAATGTGACAACCCCCCCTGCACGGGAAGAACCATttcaagaagatgaaatggaagtccctttgattcaaattgatgatgatgatgatcaaCAACAATATTTGAATGATCAAAATGGTGTACTAGTTGAAATTAATGAAGAggatgttgaagatgaagaagagctTGAGTTGGACTCAGAAAGCGATGAGGAATGCGATGATGTATATGATAGTGATACTAATTAG
- the LOC131172815 gene encoding uncharacterized protein LOC131172815 — protein MIAESVQEVDNSTSNTYEQMVMDAAGPDFFQDVMEEPPNPSAQKLYDMLQAVNQEVWPGCESHSQLSVVARMLNIKAEHHLSERCFDDICQLMKEKLVQALGLPVEKIHCCTNGCMLYWAEDSELTNCKFCDHPRFKRHSRGSSNFQTNVPHKKMYYFPLTQRLQRLYASNATAKEMRWHAEHDHEDGVMCHCSDATTWKHFNKTHPSFLLEVRNVRLGLCTDGFQPFGQSGQQYSSWPVIVTPYNLPPWLCMKEEYMFLTVLVPGPRNPKDKLDVYLQPLIAELKQLWEVGVETYDASKKNNFNMRVALLWTISDFPAYSMLSGWSTAGKTACPYCRDDSDAFTLTKGGKQSWFDNHRKFLPANHPFRRNKIAFRKNKTVTKSAPPILSGEEILEQIEHLGLMCVTDMGADENNSCKAKNTGWKRRSIFWDLPYWSTNMLRHNLDVMHIEKNVFENIFNL, from the exons ATGATAGCGGAGTCTGttcaagaggttgataatagcaCAAGCAATACCTATGAGCAAATGGTAATGGATGCAGCAGGTCCTGATTTCTTTCAGGATGTAATGGAGGAGCCTCCAAATCCATCAGCTCAAAAATTGTATGACATGTTGCAAGCTGTTAATCAAGAGGTGTGGCCAGGTTGTGAAAGCCATTCGCAGCTCTCAGTTGTTGCAAGGATGTTGAacatcaaggcagaacatcatttGTCAGAAAGGTGTTTTGATGACATTTGTCAACTTATGAAAGAG AAGTTGGTTCAAGCATTGGGCCTACCTGTTGAGAAGATTCATTGTTGTACTAATGGATGTATGTTATATTGGGCTGAAGATAGTGAGTTAACGAATTGCAAATTTTGTGACCATCCACGGTTCAAACGACATAGTCGAGGCTCTTCTAATTTTCAAACCAATGTGCCACATAAGAAAATGTACTACTTTCCTCTCACACAGAGATTGCAAAGATTATATGCTTCGAATGCAACAGCAAAAGAAATGAGATGGCATGCTGAGCATGACCATGAAGATGGGGTAATGTGTCATTGTTCAGATGCAACTACATGGAAGCATTTTAATAAAACACATCCTTCATTTCTTCTTGAGGTTCGGAATGTAAGGCTAGGACTGTGCACCGATGGGTTTCAACCATTCGGTCAGTCTGGACAACAATATTCATCTTGGCCAGTCATTGTCACTCCTTACAATTTGCCTCCTTGGTTATGTATGAAGGAAGAGTATATGTTCCTAACGGTACTAGTTCCTGGTCCGAGAAACCCAAAAGACAAATTGGATGTGTACTTACAGCCCCTTAttgcagagttgaaacagttgTGGGAAGTTGGAGTTGAGACATATGATGCATCAAAGaagaataattttaatatgaGGGTTGCGTTATTATGGACAATAAGTGATTTCCCTGCATATTCAATGTTATCCGGTTGGAGCACAGCAGGCAAGACTGCTTGTCCATATTGTAGGGACGATTCAGATGCATTCACATTGACAAAGGGTGGTAAACAATCATGGTTTGACAATCACCGTAAATTCTTACCAGCTAACCATCCTTTCAGACGGAATAAAATTGCTTTTAGAAAGAACAAGACAGTTACAAAAAGTGCTCCCCCCATTCTATCTGGTGAGGAAATTTTAGAACAAATAGAACATCTAGGATTAATGTGTGTCACAGATATGGGTGCAGATGAGAATAACAGTTGCAAAGCAAAAAACACGGGTTGGAAGAGACGGAGCATTTTTTGGGATTTGCCATATTGGAGTACTAACATGCTTCGCCACAACTTGGATGTCATGCATATAGAGAAAAAtgtatttgaaaatatttttaatctttGA